The Nitrospira sp. genome has a segment encoding these proteins:
- a CDS encoding TIGR04283 family arsenosugar biosynthesis glycosyltransferase: MVTISVIIPTLNEERTIGQTLSSLPVSEILEAIIVDGGSTDQTISIAEVFCAEVSNVRIVTAPAGRARQMNEGAKTGRGDILLFLHADTLLPAGATLMIEAALTSPTVVGGRFDVTFDSRSALGTMISTFMNWRSRLSGIATGDQALFVRRQIFEQLGGFADIPLMEDIEFSRRLKRTGLMMALHQKVITSFRRWEQQGPWRTILLMWTLRFLYWIGVSPHRLKDFYTAVR; this comes from the coding sequence ATGGTGACGATCTCCGTCATCATTCCGACTCTGAATGAAGAGAGGACCATTGGGCAAACACTTTCATCCCTACCGGTGTCTGAAATCCTCGAAGCCATCATTGTTGATGGAGGGAGCACCGATCAGACGATCTCGATTGCCGAAGTCTTTTGCGCGGAAGTATCAAACGTTCGTATCGTCACCGCTCCGGCAGGGCGGGCACGCCAAATGAACGAGGGGGCGAAGACCGGTCGAGGTGACATTCTGCTCTTCTTGCATGCCGACACGCTATTGCCGGCCGGAGCAACGCTGATGATCGAGGCGGCGCTCACCAGCCCGACGGTGGTGGGAGGCCGCTTCGATGTCACCTTCGACTCTCGTTCGGCCTTGGGAACCATGATCAGCACATTCATGAACTGGCGTTCTCGATTGAGCGGCATTGCCACGGGCGATCAGGCCCTGTTCGTACGCCGCCAGATCTTTGAACAGCTCGGAGGTTTCGCTGATATCCCACTGATGGAAGACATTGAATTCAGTCGGAGACTGAAGCGTACTGGACTGATGATGGCACTTCATCAAAAGGTCATCACATCGTTCCGCCGCTGGGAACAGCAGGGCCCCTGGAGGACGATCCTCTTGATGTGGACTCTGCGATTTTTGTATTGGATCGGGGTGAGTCCCCATCGCCTCAAGGATTTCTACACGGCAGTACGATAG